A DNA window from Helianthus annuus cultivar XRQ/B chromosome 15, HanXRQr2.0-SUNRISE, whole genome shotgun sequence contains the following coding sequences:
- the LOC110910640 gene encoding G-type lectin S-receptor-like serine/threonine-protein kinase At4g27290 isoform X2, with amino-acid sequence MNKMLSLLSCFGSSMEDQYIHVLFFIVLILLSLDCTALDTIYANQDIKDGKATLVSEGETFELGFFSPEKSKHRYLGIWYKKISYGTVVWVANREQPITDTSGMLKLSRHGNLVIRSGGNPMVWSSKSMGNNTVLVAQLLDTGNFVVWNKNKMIWQSFDYPGDTFLPGMKIGKDLVTGLQRCLTSWKSPDDPSMGEYRNIHDTNGYPQNLWWYGEILRGRLGPWNGLAFSGFPISKEDPIYSSDFVMNEKEIYITYELKKSTVFQRVVLTWDGKTLILQWIERIKDWMVYANAEVDTCDRFSLCGPYGICSINKHPPCSCMDGFEPRNPEEWEASDWGSGCIRKKPLHCGNGSGDRDEDGFWKIERVKVPDTRRSWYNVSMTLGECEIACKRNCSCTGYTSLDIRNGGSGCLLWLDELLDTREYDANQDIYIRMAASELEVAYACRKIKKIPHIKGQGNWYALDTKNTSLQIDQLDELQCYSLYEVTRATGNFKVSNKIGQGGFGPVYKGVLNDGREIAVKRLSETSQQGFDEFKNEVICIAKLQHRNLVKLLGYCAHQNELILIYEYMPNRSLDCFLFDEPGSLVLNWPQRFNIIHGIARGILYLHQDSRLQIIHRDLKASNILLDGDMNPKISDFGLARNFVGHDTTAKTKKVVGTHGYIPPEYAVHGRFSIKSDVFSFGVLMLEIISGKRNREFSHGNRSDNLLGHAWRLYKDGSSIGLLSASLQASCVVSEVLRSIHIALLCVQHHPKDRPTMWSVVLMLVSEGPLPIPKSPAFFTEESCSELESIPSVDEDTITLLYAR; translated from the exons ATGAATAAAATGTTGTCTTTGCTTTCATGTTTTGGATCATCAATGGAGGACCAATACATACATGTATTATTCTTTATTGTTTTGATCTTGCTGTCATTAGATTGCACTGCACTAGATACCATATATGCAAACCAAGATATCAAAGATGGTAAAGCCACCCTTGTTTCCGAAGGAGAAACGTTTGAATTGGGCTTTTTTAGTCCAGAGAAATCCAAGCACCGATACTTGGGGATATGGTACAAGAAGATATCATATGGTACTGTTGTATGGGTTGCTAACCGGGAGCAACCAATCACAGATACATCAGGCATGCTCAAACTCAGCAGACATGGAAACTTGGTGATTCGCAGTGGCGGGAACCCCATGGTCTGGTCATCCAAATCAATGGGTAATAATACTGTATTGGTGGCACAGCTTTTAGACACCGGAAATTTTGTTGTGtggaataaaaataaaatgatTTGGCAAAGTTTTGACTATCCAGGGGACACCTTTCTTCCAGGAATGAAAATTGGGAAGGATTTGGTTACTGGGCTGCAGAGGTGCCTGACCTCTTGGAAGAGCCCTGATGATCCTTCTATGGGTGAGTATAGGAATATACACGACACGAATGGATATCCACAAAACTTATGGTGGTATGGTGAAATTTTACGGGGAAGACTTGGACCGTGGAATGGTCTCGCCTTTAGCGGTTTTCCTATCTCAAAAGAAGATCCTATTTACTCATCCGACTTTGTCATGAATGAAAAGGAAATCTATATTACATATGAACTTAAAAAAAGTACAGTTTTTCAACGGGTGGTTTTGACATGGGATGGCAAGACACTGATTTTGCAATGGATTGAGAGAATCAAAGACTGGATGGTGTACGCAAACGCTGAAGTAGATACTTGTGATCGTTTTTCATTATGTGGTCCATATGGAATCTGTAGCATTAACAAGCATCCACCTTGTTCTTGCATGGATGGTTTTGAACCAAGAAATCCAGAAGAATGGGAAGCATCTGATTGGGGAAGTGGGTGTATACGCAAAAAGCCTCTGCATTGTGGTAATGGGAGTGGTGATCGGGATGAGGATGGTTTTTGGAAAATTGAAAGAGTAAAGGTACCAGACACACGACGGTCATGGTATAATGTGAGCATGACCCTTGGAGAATGTGAGATAGCTTGCAAAAGGAACTGCTCTTGTACAGGATATACAAGTTTAGATATTAGAAATGGAGGAAGTGGTTGTTTGCTATGGCTTGATGAGCTTCTTGACACTAGAGAGTATGACGCAAATCAAGATATTTACATAAGAATGGCAGCCTCTGAGTTGGAAG TGGCGTATGCCTGTAGAAAAATAAAGAAAATCCCTCACATAAAAGGACAAG GAAACTGGTATGCGCTTGATACAAAGAATACAAGTCTACAAATTGATCAGCTTGATGAGTTACAATGTTATAGCCTATATGAAGTAACGAGGGCCACAGGTAACTTCAAAGTCTCCAATAAGATTGGACAAGGTGGCTTTGGTCCGGTTTATAAG GGTGTGTTAAATGATGGAAGAGAAATAGCTGTGAAACGGCTCTCAGAAACATCCCAACAAGGGTTTGATGAGTTCAAGAATGAAGTCATCTGTATTGCAAAACTTCAGCATCGAAATCTTGTGAAGCTTCTTGGATATTGTGCTCATCAAAATGAACTGATTTTGATTTATGAGTACATGCCTAACAGAAGCTTGGACTGCTTTTTATTTG ATGAACCCGGAAGCTTAGTGCTTAACTGGCCTCAACGATTCAATATAATACATGGGATAGCTCGAGGTATTCTCTATCTACATCAAGATTCTCGCCTTCAAATTATCCACAGAGATCTCAAGGCATCTAATATTTTGCTGGATGGTGACATGAATCCAAAAATATCCGACTTTGGCCTTGCTAGAAATTTTGTAGGACATGATACCACTGCAAAGACAAAGAAAGTGGTCGGAACACA CGGTTACATTCCTCCAGAGTACGCAGTACACGGGCGTTTTTCTATAAAATCTGATGTATTTAGTTTTGGTGTTCTCATGTTGGAGATAATCTCCGGGAAGAGAAATAGAGAATTCTCTCATGGAAACCGCAGTGATAACCTTCTTGGACAT GCATGGAGACTGTATAAAGATGGAAGCTCTATTGGATTATTGAGTGCATCTTTACAGGCCTCATGTGTGGTCTCTGAAGTACTAAGATCAATACATATTGCATTGTTATGCGTGCAACATCATCCAAAAGATAGACCAACTATGTGGTCAGTGGTTTTGATGTTGGTTAGTGAGGGACCACTTCCTATACCTAAATCACCTGCTTTTTTCACTGAAGAGAGTTGTAGTGAACTTGAATCTATTCCATCAGTTGATGAAGACACAATAACACTATTGTATGCTCGATAG
- the LOC110910640 gene encoding G-type lectin S-receptor-like serine/threonine-protein kinase At4g27290 isoform X1, with amino-acid sequence MNKMLSLLSCFGSSMEDQYIHVLFFIVLILLSLDCTALDTIYANQDIKDGKATLVSEGETFELGFFSPEKSKHRYLGIWYKKISYGTVVWVANREQPITDTSGMLKLSRHGNLVIRSGGNPMVWSSKSMGNNTVLVAQLLDTGNFVVWNKNKMIWQSFDYPGDTFLPGMKIGKDLVTGLQRCLTSWKSPDDPSMGEYRNIHDTNGYPQNLWWYGEILRGRLGPWNGLAFSGFPISKEDPIYSSDFVMNEKEIYITYELKKSTVFQRVVLTWDGKTLILQWIERIKDWMVYANAEVDTCDRFSLCGPYGICSINKHPPCSCMDGFEPRNPEEWEASDWGSGCIRKKPLHCGNGSGDRDEDGFWKIERVKVPDTRRSWYNVSMTLGECEIACKRNCSCTGYTSLDIRNGGSGCLLWLDELLDTREYDANQDIYIRMAASELEGIFDSLSNSNKKKRILIVVLLTSTTVLLLFAVAYACRKIKKIPHIKGQGNWYALDTKNTSLQIDQLDELQCYSLYEVTRATGNFKVSNKIGQGGFGPVYKGVLNDGREIAVKRLSETSQQGFDEFKNEVICIAKLQHRNLVKLLGYCAHQNELILIYEYMPNRSLDCFLFDEPGSLVLNWPQRFNIIHGIARGILYLHQDSRLQIIHRDLKASNILLDGDMNPKISDFGLARNFVGHDTTAKTKKVVGTHGYIPPEYAVHGRFSIKSDVFSFGVLMLEIISGKRNREFSHGNRSDNLLGHAWRLYKDGSSIGLLSASLQASCVVSEVLRSIHIALLCVQHHPKDRPTMWSVVLMLVSEGPLPIPKSPAFFTEESCSELESIPSVDEDTITLLYAR; translated from the exons ATGAATAAAATGTTGTCTTTGCTTTCATGTTTTGGATCATCAATGGAGGACCAATACATACATGTATTATTCTTTATTGTTTTGATCTTGCTGTCATTAGATTGCACTGCACTAGATACCATATATGCAAACCAAGATATCAAAGATGGTAAAGCCACCCTTGTTTCCGAAGGAGAAACGTTTGAATTGGGCTTTTTTAGTCCAGAGAAATCCAAGCACCGATACTTGGGGATATGGTACAAGAAGATATCATATGGTACTGTTGTATGGGTTGCTAACCGGGAGCAACCAATCACAGATACATCAGGCATGCTCAAACTCAGCAGACATGGAAACTTGGTGATTCGCAGTGGCGGGAACCCCATGGTCTGGTCATCCAAATCAATGGGTAATAATACTGTATTGGTGGCACAGCTTTTAGACACCGGAAATTTTGTTGTGtggaataaaaataaaatgatTTGGCAAAGTTTTGACTATCCAGGGGACACCTTTCTTCCAGGAATGAAAATTGGGAAGGATTTGGTTACTGGGCTGCAGAGGTGCCTGACCTCTTGGAAGAGCCCTGATGATCCTTCTATGGGTGAGTATAGGAATATACACGACACGAATGGATATCCACAAAACTTATGGTGGTATGGTGAAATTTTACGGGGAAGACTTGGACCGTGGAATGGTCTCGCCTTTAGCGGTTTTCCTATCTCAAAAGAAGATCCTATTTACTCATCCGACTTTGTCATGAATGAAAAGGAAATCTATATTACATATGAACTTAAAAAAAGTACAGTTTTTCAACGGGTGGTTTTGACATGGGATGGCAAGACACTGATTTTGCAATGGATTGAGAGAATCAAAGACTGGATGGTGTACGCAAACGCTGAAGTAGATACTTGTGATCGTTTTTCATTATGTGGTCCATATGGAATCTGTAGCATTAACAAGCATCCACCTTGTTCTTGCATGGATGGTTTTGAACCAAGAAATCCAGAAGAATGGGAAGCATCTGATTGGGGAAGTGGGTGTATACGCAAAAAGCCTCTGCATTGTGGTAATGGGAGTGGTGATCGGGATGAGGATGGTTTTTGGAAAATTGAAAGAGTAAAGGTACCAGACACACGACGGTCATGGTATAATGTGAGCATGACCCTTGGAGAATGTGAGATAGCTTGCAAAAGGAACTGCTCTTGTACAGGATATACAAGTTTAGATATTAGAAATGGAGGAAGTGGTTGTTTGCTATGGCTTGATGAGCTTCTTGACACTAGAGAGTATGACGCAAATCAAGATATTTACATAAGAATGGCAGCCTCTGAGTTGGAAG GTATTTTTGACTCCCTGTCCAATTCCAACAAAAAGAAAAGAATACTTATAGTGGTGCTTTTAACTTCAACAACTGTGCTACTTCTCTTTGCAGTGGCGTATGCCTGTAGAAAAATAAAGAAAATCCCTCACATAAAAGGACAAG GAAACTGGTATGCGCTTGATACAAAGAATACAAGTCTACAAATTGATCAGCTTGATGAGTTACAATGTTATAGCCTATATGAAGTAACGAGGGCCACAGGTAACTTCAAAGTCTCCAATAAGATTGGACAAGGTGGCTTTGGTCCGGTTTATAAG GGTGTGTTAAATGATGGAAGAGAAATAGCTGTGAAACGGCTCTCAGAAACATCCCAACAAGGGTTTGATGAGTTCAAGAATGAAGTCATCTGTATTGCAAAACTTCAGCATCGAAATCTTGTGAAGCTTCTTGGATATTGTGCTCATCAAAATGAACTGATTTTGATTTATGAGTACATGCCTAACAGAAGCTTGGACTGCTTTTTATTTG ATGAACCCGGAAGCTTAGTGCTTAACTGGCCTCAACGATTCAATATAATACATGGGATAGCTCGAGGTATTCTCTATCTACATCAAGATTCTCGCCTTCAAATTATCCACAGAGATCTCAAGGCATCTAATATTTTGCTGGATGGTGACATGAATCCAAAAATATCCGACTTTGGCCTTGCTAGAAATTTTGTAGGACATGATACCACTGCAAAGACAAAGAAAGTGGTCGGAACACA CGGTTACATTCCTCCAGAGTACGCAGTACACGGGCGTTTTTCTATAAAATCTGATGTATTTAGTTTTGGTGTTCTCATGTTGGAGATAATCTCCGGGAAGAGAAATAGAGAATTCTCTCATGGAAACCGCAGTGATAACCTTCTTGGACAT GCATGGAGACTGTATAAAGATGGAAGCTCTATTGGATTATTGAGTGCATCTTTACAGGCCTCATGTGTGGTCTCTGAAGTACTAAGATCAATACATATTGCATTGTTATGCGTGCAACATCATCCAAAAGATAGACCAACTATGTGGTCAGTGGTTTTGATGTTGGTTAGTGAGGGACCACTTCCTATACCTAAATCACCTGCTTTTTTCACTGAAGAGAGTTGTAGTGAACTTGAATCTATTCCATCAGTTGATGAAGACACAATAACACTATTGTATGCTCGATAG